A window of Numenius arquata chromosome 6, bNumArq3.hap1.1, whole genome shotgun sequence contains these coding sequences:
- the LOC141465740 gene encoding cytosolic 5'-nucleotidase 1A-like — protein sequence MAEPESTIINTDVKQKDPSEALVIAVTTRAIFNLEKEHKLYLEKGKEEYTRHQQANQDKPLPPGTAFAFIQAVQYVNKKILECNPAEKDLFDILVLSNNSPESGMRIINSAKHYGLEISKFCFVSDEDSTQYLKSHRVKLFLSADRTDVCNALRRGVSSALIFQQEVQAPSTPLRVVFDGDAVLFSDETDQVFREHGLERAVQYERAMETVPMGEGPLKAFAMHLGKMRKKFSQEKSPIRTYLVTARSGRDMGIRAIKTLREWGLAIDEAFFMDGAPKGPILSQIQPHIFFDDGLDNIQGAQDMGIPSAWVPSCC from the exons ATGGCAGAGCCTGAAAGCACAATCATAAACACCGATGTGAAACAG AAAGACCCCAGTGAGGCACTGGTCATTGCAGTGACCACCAGAGCCATCTTCAACCTGGAGAAGGAGCACAAGCTCTACCTggagaagggcaaggaggagTACACAAGGCACCAGCAGGCCAACCAGGATAAGCCCCTGCCACCGGGCACGGCTTTTGCCTTCATCCAG GCCGTGCAGTATGTGAACAAGAAGATCTTGGAGTGCAACCCAGCAGAGAAGGACCTCTTCGACATCCTGGTGCTCTCCAACAACAGCCCAGAGAGTGGAATGCGCATCATCAACAGTGCCAAGCACTACG GCCTGGAGATCTCAAAGTTCTGCTTTGTCAGCGACGAGGACTCCACGCAGTACCTGAAGTCCCACAGGGTCAAGCTCTTCCTCTCGGCTGACAGGACAGATGTCTGCAATGCCCTCCGGAGAG GGGTCTCGTCAGCGCTCATCTTCCAGCAGGAGGTGCAGGCCCCCAGCACTCCACTCCGCGTGGTATTCGATGGGGACGCAGTGCTCTTCTCCGATGAGACAGACCAGGTCTTCCGGGAGCACGGGCTGGAGCGGGCAGTGCAGTATGAGCGGGCGATGGAGACCGTGCCCATGGGAGAG GGTCCCCTGAAGGCTTTTGCCATGCACCTTGGGAAGATGCGCAAGAAATTCAGCCAGGAAAAATCACCCATCCGCACCTACCTGGTAACTGCCCGCAGTGGCCGGGACATGGGCATCCGAGCCATCAAGACGCTCCGGGAGTGGGGTCTGGCCATTGATGAGGCTTTCTTCATGGACGGTGCTCCCAAGGGCCCCATCCTCTCCCAGATCCAGCCCCATATTTTCTTTGATGACGGCCTTGATAATATCCAGGGTGCTCAAGACATGGGCATACCCTCTGCCTGGGTCCCTTCCTGCTGCTGA
- the SYT8 gene encoding synaptotagmin-8, whose product MAVAARKGRVMASLLASSPVAIATTAQPGFPGSWLSWIPLPKWALIAVAVAAAVLVLLFLICIIRYCCCKKKPKKKERVNLHAVSSSTMASLVQPEMEDLERGVEQTGRGKLQYCLEYNFRAQELKVGVKQAAELKAMDSGGTSDPYVIVYLTSDMKKKYETKVYRKTLNPIFNESFTFLVPQAEVPESTLVMQIYDFNRFAKHDIIGEVRLPLASVSLQHVIEQWSDLAAASKVEEEQLGEICFSLRYVPSTGKLTVLILEAKKLKRMDSDGLSDPFVKVHLILNRKKWKKKKTSVKKNTLSPYFNEAFVFEVPFNQIQNVDVVISVWDHDKVTKNEPIGKLFLGCRATGNQLRHWSDMLSNPRRPLAQWHSLQPPDVVDKALGLKFHLKLPLPPR is encoded by the exons ATGGCAGTGGCAGCCAGGAAAGGCAGGGTGATGGCCTCCCTGCTTGCCAGCAGCCCCGTGGCCATCGCCACCACGGCTCAGCCAGGCTTCCCGGGCAGCTGGCTTAGCTGGATCCCAC TACCCAAATGGGCACTCATCGctgtggctgtggcagcagccgttcttgtcctcctcttcctcatctgcATCATCAGGTACTGCTGTTGCAAGAAGAAGCCCAAGAAGAAGGAGAGAGTCAACTTGCATGCTGTCAGCAGCTCCACCATGGCTAGCCTC gtCCAGCCTGAGATGGAGGACCTGGAGCGGGGTGTGGAGCAGACGGGGCGAGGAAAGCTGCAGTACTGCCTGGAGTACAACTTCCGTGCTCAGGAG CTGAAAGTTGGTGTGAAGCAGGCAGCTGAGCTGAAGGCCATGGACAGCGGAGGCACATCCGATCCATATGTGATCGTCTACCTAACGTCCGATATGAAGAAGAAGTATGAGACCAAGGTTTACCGCAAGACCCTGAACCCCATCTTCAATGAGAGCTTCACTTTCCTG GTACCCCAGGCGGAGGTGCCTGAATCCACACTGGTGATGCAGATCTATGACTTCAACCGCTTTGCCAAGCACGACATCATCGGTGAGGTCCGGCTGCCCCTGGCCAGTGTCAGCCTGCAGCATGTCATCGAGCAGTGGAGCGACCTGGCAGCAGCCAGTAAAGTGGAG GAAGAGCAACTGGGCGAGATCTGCTTCTCGCTGCGCTatgtccccagcaccggcaaGCTGACGGTGCTCATCCTGGAAGCCAAGAAGTTGAAGCGGATGGACTCTGATGGGCTCTCAG ATCCTTTTGTTAAGGTGCATCTCATCCTGAacaggaagaaatggaagaagaagaagacaAGTGTGAAGAAAAACACCTTAAGCCCTTACTTCAATGAGGCGTTTGTTTTTGAGGTGCCTTTCAATCAGATCCAG AACGTGGATGTGGTCATCTCTGTCTGGGATCATGACAAAGTGACCAAGAACGAGCCCATCGGCAAACTCTTCCTTGGCTGCCGGGCAACAGGCAACCAGCTGCGGCACTGGTCCGACATGCTGTCCAACCCACGCCGGCCCCTTGCCCAGTGGCACAGCCTGCAACCTCCAGATGTGGTTGACAAAGCCCTGGGGCTGAAGTTCCACCTCAAGCTGCCCCTGCCCCCCAGATAG